The genomic DNA TACTTAGTGTCGATTTTGACTGTAACAACAATAGTGGAGGTTAAAATCTAAGTTATTTTTTTTTGGTAAATTGAAAGCCCTATTTCTTGTGTGGTTTTTAATTTTAAAGCTTGGATGATTGTTTTTTTTAAGATGATAAATAAAGTGATGGTTGAGATACCAGCATCATCAAACCCGTCTTCTTTAATGAGGTGATGACAGATTTATAGAATGTGTCAGTGTATAAAGCAACTCGTCTCCAAACTCTTGCTTGATAGTATCCTATATATTGTAGTTCTATAATTACAATTAAGTCCATATATTAATTCCTTTCAAGCTTAAAACCATGATATGAAATTTTACATCTGGATAAAGTGACGATCCTTCAAAGTTGGTATCAATATACTTTGATGAAATCAAGACTTTCTCCTTGGACTTCAGTGTTGCGTTCTAAAACTGGCACCTATGACATAACAACACACCACAAGCAAGTTAATTTTATTAACATATTACAAATAGCATTTTGTCAAAGCTTTGCCTCATAGATTTCTACTTGGCGCATTTTTACATGAAAAGGTATAAATGTGTAATAAGAAATAGATGTTGAAAAGtcgatttttttattaaagtcAAAGGGTTTAAAATATCGTCAACTATCTAttatattattgttttttatgtCAATTATTTTATTCATATTCAATTGCTCCTCGTGAATTGATATAATAGCTTTACTAACATATTATTCGTATAAATAAAATCCGTGAAACCCGTCATGCAACATGCGACAAAAAAACATAAATACCCGCGGCAACGTGCGGGCATTCCCACTAGTATACAAGAATGCAAATCAAACAAAAGTTATGACTCGactattttttgtttttttaattttgagtACAATTCAGTTTTCAATATAATATATACTTATGTatagaaaaattacaagtttatttatagaaaaataaCAAGTGTGTGTATTATTAAAGAAAAACTAAATTAcatatcaaataaaaatatagagttaattgccattttagtccctgtggtttgggccattttgccagtttagtccaaatgtttcatttttaacctatgggtccaaaaaggtttcacagttgccattttagtacactgggttaacttcattcattttttctgttaacgagaaggccaattcggtcattttatatggctgaattgcccttttagttaacaaaattacatacaaaatgaccgaattggccttctcgttaacagaaaaaatggatgaagttaaccaaatggactaaaatggcaactgtgaaacctttttggacccaaaggttaaaaatgaaacctttggactaaactggtaaaatggcccaaaccacagggactaaaatggcaattaactcaaaaATATATAAAGAGTAAAAAGAATCATATAGGCACATCAATGTTGACTGAAAAATATTCCAAACTTCAATTCACTTCTCACATATCCAGAAAAGACCCCTCTCTTGAACTGCTTAACTACCCTTTTACTTCTCCTTGCTCCAAACACCCCTGTATATAATAACTATCAAGATATCTTGTCTAATTAATAGtggaaaaaaaaagttaaaagctTACCCTAAAACTCTTTTAGTTGCTTCCAGCAGACTTAATAGTAAATACGGTCTGAACCACGGTTAGAGCAAATAGAATGATTCCAGCAAATAAAGCAATGATATTCCATGGACTACTAAAGTAAGTTTTCATCAACCAAGTTATATTTTTTGGCCAATAGCCATCGCAATACTCTTTCAACATTTCACATTGTTCACAGTAAAAGGAATATTCACCTGTAACTTCTTTGCATATGTTGTTGATCATATTAGCAGCTTCTTTATTTGAACCCAGGTCGTTAACAAGGACTTCTGAATCTACCAACTTAGCAACATCTTCTTGAGTATTAACTAGCATATCCATGACAAAAGCATATGATGTAATATGATTACGAGTTTGGTAGGAGTGCTCGTAAGCAATGAGATTCCTTAACACCAACTCTGTGAAATCATGAACAAGAAATACCGGCATTCTAAGAGTTTTGTTACCCCAACACCATGAAAAACATGGGAACATAGATGACGTCACACCCATCTCCATGGGCCAGTTTGGACTTTGGTTAGGTTTGAACTTGACCCCTGCCCTGTCTAGATCTACAGCCGAATGGATTGGTGACTCTAAGTAATTTGATTTAATATCATCTCGAGGCTTGTAACATTCATGTAGAAGGCTTAGAATATGAGGTGATGTATCAATGGaaattttgttgatttttattTCATCTTCAAAGAGGCTGAGATCATTTAAAATTGGATGAATAAATTCAATAAAGGAGAGATTAGGAGCAGTTTTCAATATTGTGCACTCATATATTTCATTAAGAAAAAACAAAGGGATCTGGTTTTCTAGCAATACCAAGTCAAAAATTATAGTTTTGGGCAGCAACTTATTTCCCAAAAATGGTTCATCGGATGTCGAATACCAGTGAATGAACTCAAGTATGAAACAAGCATCCACAACCATCATTTTGGCAACTACCGCATCATCAATGGTCTTCTCCCAAACATAAAATGCCTTGATTTGTTTCATTTTAGAGTAGGCCTTCTGCACACATGATTTCAATAAATCCCCAAATGAGGGACTTGTACGACGCAGTAGATTATTCAAACAAATTATTTTCTGCTTTTCAAATGCTTGCACATTGTTGTCATCTCTATGCAGAGGTCCAATAGAGACCACCCGAGGGTTAAAAGAACTGGGGTTGAGTTCTCGTAGGGTACGAGGTACTCTGGCAATCTGTGGCAAAACGCGGTTAAAATGGTTGACTTCGTTTTCTATAGAATCAAGAAGACTTTGGAAGGTGTCTTGAATCATGTTTACATCTCCAAGCTCCAAATCACCGTTGCCTATAGGGAATGTCATTTCCTATGCAATTATGAATTAGACCAGAATATAAGTATTGTTGAGAGCTATACTGTAACTTTTTATTTAGTTACTTGATTGGAGGGAAACAAATTAAAAGAACACCACGGTCGCAATTAGCATATTCAGAATCATTTATGGATGAGATCGGTacgataccggtaccggtaccgttATCGAAATTGAGGAAATGTGGATACCGATTACCGTACCGTATTTATAGATTCGGTTTCGGTACGGTGCTGGTATTTCGGTACTTTACCACATTGGTACCGCTTTGGTG from Helianthus annuus cultivar XRQ/B chromosome 7, HanXRQr2.0-SUNRISE, whole genome shotgun sequence includes the following:
- the LOC110866149 gene encoding putative UPF0481 protein At3g02645 codes for the protein MTFPIGNGDLELGDVNMIQDTFQSLLDSIENEVNHFNRVLPQIARVPRTLRELNPSSFNPRVVSIGPLHRDDNNVQAFEKQKIICLNNLLRRTSPSFGDLLKSCVQKAYSKMKQIKAFYVWEKTIDDAVVAKMMVVDACFILEFIHWYSTSDEPFLGNKLLPKTIIFDLVLLENQIPLFFLNEIYECTILKTAPNLSFIEFIHPILNDLSLFEDEIKINKISIDTSPHILSLLHECYKPRDDIKSNYLESPIHSAVDLDRAGVKFKPNQSPNWPMEMGVTSSMFPCFSWCWGNKTLRMPVFLVHDFTELVLRNLIAYEHSYQTRNHITSYAFVMDMLVNTQEDVAKLVDSEVLVNDLGSNKEAANMINNICKEVTGEYSFYCEQCEMLKEYCDGYWPKNITWLMKTYFSSPWNIIALFAGIILFALTVVQTVFTIKSAGSN